Proteins encoded by one window of Megachile rotundata isolate GNS110a chromosome 10, iyMegRotu1, whole genome shotgun sequence:
- the spas gene encoding spastin isoform X2, translating into MLKYTHVQEDKTKSASAQSNLFCAEYVLSEINTELIQRRQASKQTCQLEIVVGQKSTENLNNNLNNSGQIDNDGMSQLPRRSIGPGPGDPLLAKQKHHHRRAFEFISKALKIDEDNEGQKEMAIELYKKGIGELEKGIAIECTGGRGEVWEHAQRLHDKMRTNLAMAKDRLDFLVSVCELKKLDISNEYRAPGSKVDNEHPGKNLRVRRNIHTLQTTRSPLNTNHTKNTNSTQTVNVGQNSCTQIPKLRPRSPKNYSGHSEASGRKLSVPGKRVGTAISKSQTLPRSMGRSTPVQPCHRVTPVKPSSTPPSVKRQLSVPGNGSPIRRPGTPTTSNSNKGTPTRKVPLLKGVDPKLAQVILDEILEGGTAVHWEDIAGQETAKQALQEMVILPSLRPELFTGLRTPARGLLLFGPPGNGKTLLARAVATQCNATFFSISAASLTSKYVGEGEKLVRALFAIARELQPSVIFIDEVDSLLSERRDNEHEASRRLKTEFLVEFDGLPCNPEERVLVMAATNRPQELDEAALRRFTKRVYVTLPDLQTRIMLLKRLLAKHNDPLTTEELNEMALLTEGYSGSDLTGLAKDAALGPIRELNPDQVKELDLNSVRNITIQDFRDSLKRIRRSVSPASLAAYEKWSFEYGDVSL; encoded by the exons ATGCTTAAATATACGCATGTGCAAGAAGACAAAACAAAGAGCGCAAGTGCACAAAGTAATCTATTTTGTGCAGAATACGTACTGAGTGAAATAAATACCGAG CTGATTCAACGAAGACAAGCTTCCAAGCAGACCTGTCAGCTGGAAATTGTAGTTGGCCAAAAGTCTACAGagaatttaaataacaatttgaatAATAGTGGGCAAATTGATAACGACGGGATGTCACAATTGCCCAGAAGATCTATTGGTCCTGGTCCTGGAGATCCATTGCTTGCAAAACAAAAACATCATCATCGTAGAGCTTTTGAATTCATTAGTAAAGCACTTAAAATTGATGAAGATAACGAAG GTCAAAAAGAAATGGCCATCGAACTGTATAAAAAAGGTATTGGAGAACTAGAAAAAGGAATAGCCATAGAGTGTACCGGTGGTCGAGGAGAAGTATGGGAACATGCTCAAAGACTTCATGATAAAATGCGCACTAATTTAGCAATGGCAAAGGATAGACTTGATTTTCTTG TGAGTGTGTGTGAGCTGAAAAAGCTGGATATCTCCAATGAATATCGTGCTCCTGGAAGTAAAGTGGACAACGAACATCCAGGAAAGAATCTGAGGGTCCGGCGCAATATACACACATTACAAACAACTCGATCTCCTTTAAatacaaatcatacaaaaaaCACAAACAGTACACAAACAGTGAACGTAGGGCAGAATTCatgtacccaaattcccaagttaagGCCACGTTCACCAAAAAACTATTCTGGCCATTCTGAAG caTCTGGAAGAAAATTATCAGTACCTGGAAAAAGAGTAGGCACTGCAATTAGCAAAAGCCAAACATTACCACGAAGTATGGGACGTTCAACACCAGTTCAGCCTTGTCACAGAGTCACACCTGTTAAACCATCATCCACACCTCCTTCAGTAAAAAGGCAATTATCTGTACCTGGAAATGGTTCTCCTATCAGAAGACCTGGAACGCCTACTACATCAAACAGTAACAAAGGAACACCCACTAGAAAAGTTCCTCTCTTAAAGGGCGTAGATCCAAAACTAGCCCAAGTTATTCTTGACGAAATTTTGGAAGGAGGAACAGCCGTGCATTGGGAAGACATTGCTGGTCAAGAA ACGGCAAAACAAGCACTACAAGAAATGGTGATATTACCTTCTTTAAGACCTGAATTATTCACCGGTCTACGGACACCTGCGAGAGGATTATTGTTATTCGGCCCACCCGGAAATGGGAAAACATTACTTGCACGTGCTGTAGCCACTCAATGCAATGCTACATTTTTTTCAATATCAGCTGCTAGTCTCACATCAAAATATGTCGGAGAAGGAGAAAAATTAGTGAGAGCTCTTTTCGCTATAGCGCGAGAATTACAGCCATCTGTGATTTTTATTGATGAAGTTGATTCATTATTAAGTGAACGCAGGGATAATGAACACGAAGCTTCTAG GCGGTTGAAAACAGAGTTTTTAGTAGAATTTGATGGTCTGCCGTGTAATCCGGAGGAAAGAGTACTTGTTATGGCTGCTACAAATAGACCTCAAGAATTAGATGAAGCGGCGTTAAGAAGATTTACGAAACGTGTATATGTTACATTACCAGATTTACAAACAAGAATTATGCTTCTTAAGCGTCTATTAGCTAAACATAATGATCCATTAACTACAGAAGAATTAAATGAAATGGCGCTCTTAACTGAAGGCTATTCCGGAAGTGATTTAACGGGTTTAGCTAAAGATGCTGCACTTGGTCCTATCAGAG AGCTTAATCCAGATCAAGTAAAGGAGTTGGATCTTAACTCCGTGCGCAACATTACGATACAAGATTTTCGTGATTCACTTAAAAGAATTCGTAGATCCGTATCACCTGCAAGTTTGGCTGCTTACGAAAAATGGAGCTTTGAGTATGGTGACGTAAGTCTATGA
- the spas gene encoding spastin isoform X4 has product MAGVRYLIQRRQASKQTCQLEIVVGQKSTENLNNNLNNSGQIDNDGMSQLPRRSIGPGPGDPLLAKQKHHHRRAFEFISKALKIDEDNEGQKEMAIELYKKGIGELEKGIAIECTGGRGEVWEHAQRLHDKMRTNLAMAKDRLDFLVSVCELKKLDISNEYRAPGSKVDNEHPGKNLRVRRNIHTLQTTRSPLNTNHTKNTNSTQTVNVGQNSCTQIPKLRPRSPKNYSGHSEASGRKLSVPGKRVGTAISKSQTLPRSMGRSTPVQPCHRVTPVKPSSTPPSVKRQLSVPGNGSPIRRPGTPTTSNSNKGTPTRKVPLLKGVDPKLAQVILDEILEGGTAVHWEDIAGQETAKQALQEMVILPSLRPELFTGLRTPARGLLLFGPPGNGKTLLARAVATQCNATFFSISAASLTSKYVGEGEKLVRALFAIARELQPSVIFIDEVDSLLSERRDNEHEASRRLKTEFLVEFDGLPCNPEERVLVMAATNRPQELDEAALRRFTKRVYVTLPDLQTRIMLLKRLLAKHNDPLTTEELNEMALLTEGYSGSDLTGLAKDAALGPIRELNPDQVKELDLNSVRNITIQDFRDSLKRIRRSVSPASLAAYEKWSFEYGDVSL; this is encoded by the exons ATGGCGGGCGTCCGATAC CTGATTCAACGAAGACAAGCTTCCAAGCAGACCTGTCAGCTGGAAATTGTAGTTGGCCAAAAGTCTACAGagaatttaaataacaatttgaatAATAGTGGGCAAATTGATAACGACGGGATGTCACAATTGCCCAGAAGATCTATTGGTCCTGGTCCTGGAGATCCATTGCTTGCAAAACAAAAACATCATCATCGTAGAGCTTTTGAATTCATTAGTAAAGCACTTAAAATTGATGAAGATAACGAAG GTCAAAAAGAAATGGCCATCGAACTGTATAAAAAAGGTATTGGAGAACTAGAAAAAGGAATAGCCATAGAGTGTACCGGTGGTCGAGGAGAAGTATGGGAACATGCTCAAAGACTTCATGATAAAATGCGCACTAATTTAGCAATGGCAAAGGATAGACTTGATTTTCTTG TGAGTGTGTGTGAGCTGAAAAAGCTGGATATCTCCAATGAATATCGTGCTCCTGGAAGTAAAGTGGACAACGAACATCCAGGAAAGAATCTGAGGGTCCGGCGCAATATACACACATTACAAACAACTCGATCTCCTTTAAatacaaatcatacaaaaaaCACAAACAGTACACAAACAGTGAACGTAGGGCAGAATTCatgtacccaaattcccaagttaagGCCACGTTCACCAAAAAACTATTCTGGCCATTCTGAAG caTCTGGAAGAAAATTATCAGTACCTGGAAAAAGAGTAGGCACTGCAATTAGCAAAAGCCAAACATTACCACGAAGTATGGGACGTTCAACACCAGTTCAGCCTTGTCACAGAGTCACACCTGTTAAACCATCATCCACACCTCCTTCAGTAAAAAGGCAATTATCTGTACCTGGAAATGGTTCTCCTATCAGAAGACCTGGAACGCCTACTACATCAAACAGTAACAAAGGAACACCCACTAGAAAAGTTCCTCTCTTAAAGGGCGTAGATCCAAAACTAGCCCAAGTTATTCTTGACGAAATTTTGGAAGGAGGAACAGCCGTGCATTGGGAAGACATTGCTGGTCAAGAA ACGGCAAAACAAGCACTACAAGAAATGGTGATATTACCTTCTTTAAGACCTGAATTATTCACCGGTCTACGGACACCTGCGAGAGGATTATTGTTATTCGGCCCACCCGGAAATGGGAAAACATTACTTGCACGTGCTGTAGCCACTCAATGCAATGCTACATTTTTTTCAATATCAGCTGCTAGTCTCACATCAAAATATGTCGGAGAAGGAGAAAAATTAGTGAGAGCTCTTTTCGCTATAGCGCGAGAATTACAGCCATCTGTGATTTTTATTGATGAAGTTGATTCATTATTAAGTGAACGCAGGGATAATGAACACGAAGCTTCTAG GCGGTTGAAAACAGAGTTTTTAGTAGAATTTGATGGTCTGCCGTGTAATCCGGAGGAAAGAGTACTTGTTATGGCTGCTACAAATAGACCTCAAGAATTAGATGAAGCGGCGTTAAGAAGATTTACGAAACGTGTATATGTTACATTACCAGATTTACAAACAAGAATTATGCTTCTTAAGCGTCTATTAGCTAAACATAATGATCCATTAACTACAGAAGAATTAAATGAAATGGCGCTCTTAACTGAAGGCTATTCCGGAAGTGATTTAACGGGTTTAGCTAAAGATGCTGCACTTGGTCCTATCAGAG AGCTTAATCCAGATCAAGTAAAGGAGTTGGATCTTAACTCCGTGCGCAACATTACGATACAAGATTTTCGTGATTCACTTAAAAGAATTCGTAGATCCGTATCACCTGCAAGTTTGGCTGCTTACGAAAAATGGAGCTTTGAGTATGGTGACGTAAGTCTATGA
- the spas gene encoding spastin isoform X1 — protein MSYSDGGRPIRKFGTKSPKKLCVTKNENNDKTTTTINCNNHHHNHYHHNHRFLDPSQPSVHKRNLYIVSFPLILLFNVLRTLLYQLFVVFKYLYTSTSQLIQRRQASKQTCQLEIVVGQKSTENLNNNLNNSGQIDNDGMSQLPRRSIGPGPGDPLLAKQKHHHRRAFEFISKALKIDEDNEGQKEMAIELYKKGIGELEKGIAIECTGGRGEVWEHAQRLHDKMRTNLAMAKDRLDFLVSVCELKKLDISNEYRAPGSKVDNEHPGKNLRVRRNIHTLQTTRSPLNTNHTKNTNSTQTVNVGQNSCTQIPKLRPRSPKNYSGHSEASGRKLSVPGKRVGTAISKSQTLPRSMGRSTPVQPCHRVTPVKPSSTPPSVKRQLSVPGNGSPIRRPGTPTTSNSNKGTPTRKVPLLKGVDPKLAQVILDEILEGGTAVHWEDIAGQETAKQALQEMVILPSLRPELFTGLRTPARGLLLFGPPGNGKTLLARAVATQCNATFFSISAASLTSKYVGEGEKLVRALFAIARELQPSVIFIDEVDSLLSERRDNEHEASRRLKTEFLVEFDGLPCNPEERVLVMAATNRPQELDEAALRRFTKRVYVTLPDLQTRIMLLKRLLAKHNDPLTTEELNEMALLTEGYSGSDLTGLAKDAALGPIRELNPDQVKELDLNSVRNITIQDFRDSLKRIRRSVSPASLAAYEKWSFEYGDVSL, from the exons ATGTCTTACAGTGATGGCGGGCGTCCGATACGTAAGTTCGGCACAAAGTCGCCGAAAAAACTTTGTGTGACAAAGAATGAAAATAACGATAAAACCACAACTACTATTAATTGTAacaaccaccatcacaatcattatcatcatAATCATCGCTTTCTCGATCCTTCTCAGCCGTCAGTACATAAGCGTAATCTCTATATTGTTTCTTTTCCTTTGATACTACTCTTCAACGTTCTGAGAACGCTTCTCTACCAGTTATTTGtggtatttaagtatttatataCATCTACGTCTCAGCTGATTCAACGAAGACAAGCTTCCAAGCAGACCTGTCAGCTGGAAATTGTAGTTGGCCAAAAGTCTACAGagaatttaaataacaatttgaatAATAGTGGGCAAATTGATAACGACGGGATGTCACAATTGCCCAGAAGATCTATTGGTCCTGGTCCTGGAGATCCATTGCTTGCAAAACAAAAACATCATCATCGTAGAGCTTTTGAATTCATTAGTAAAGCACTTAAAATTGATGAAGATAACGAAG GTCAAAAAGAAATGGCCATCGAACTGTATAAAAAAGGTATTGGAGAACTAGAAAAAGGAATAGCCATAGAGTGTACCGGTGGTCGAGGAGAAGTATGGGAACATGCTCAAAGACTTCATGATAAAATGCGCACTAATTTAGCAATGGCAAAGGATAGACTTGATTTTCTTG TGAGTGTGTGTGAGCTGAAAAAGCTGGATATCTCCAATGAATATCGTGCTCCTGGAAGTAAAGTGGACAACGAACATCCAGGAAAGAATCTGAGGGTCCGGCGCAATATACACACATTACAAACAACTCGATCTCCTTTAAatacaaatcatacaaaaaaCACAAACAGTACACAAACAGTGAACGTAGGGCAGAATTCatgtacccaaattcccaagttaagGCCACGTTCACCAAAAAACTATTCTGGCCATTCTGAAG caTCTGGAAGAAAATTATCAGTACCTGGAAAAAGAGTAGGCACTGCAATTAGCAAAAGCCAAACATTACCACGAAGTATGGGACGTTCAACACCAGTTCAGCCTTGTCACAGAGTCACACCTGTTAAACCATCATCCACACCTCCTTCAGTAAAAAGGCAATTATCTGTACCTGGAAATGGTTCTCCTATCAGAAGACCTGGAACGCCTACTACATCAAACAGTAACAAAGGAACACCCACTAGAAAAGTTCCTCTCTTAAAGGGCGTAGATCCAAAACTAGCCCAAGTTATTCTTGACGAAATTTTGGAAGGAGGAACAGCCGTGCATTGGGAAGACATTGCTGGTCAAGAA ACGGCAAAACAAGCACTACAAGAAATGGTGATATTACCTTCTTTAAGACCTGAATTATTCACCGGTCTACGGACACCTGCGAGAGGATTATTGTTATTCGGCCCACCCGGAAATGGGAAAACATTACTTGCACGTGCTGTAGCCACTCAATGCAATGCTACATTTTTTTCAATATCAGCTGCTAGTCTCACATCAAAATATGTCGGAGAAGGAGAAAAATTAGTGAGAGCTCTTTTCGCTATAGCGCGAGAATTACAGCCATCTGTGATTTTTATTGATGAAGTTGATTCATTATTAAGTGAACGCAGGGATAATGAACACGAAGCTTCTAG GCGGTTGAAAACAGAGTTTTTAGTAGAATTTGATGGTCTGCCGTGTAATCCGGAGGAAAGAGTACTTGTTATGGCTGCTACAAATAGACCTCAAGAATTAGATGAAGCGGCGTTAAGAAGATTTACGAAACGTGTATATGTTACATTACCAGATTTACAAACAAGAATTATGCTTCTTAAGCGTCTATTAGCTAAACATAATGATCCATTAACTACAGAAGAATTAAATGAAATGGCGCTCTTAACTGAAGGCTATTCCGGAAGTGATTTAACGGGTTTAGCTAAAGATGCTGCACTTGGTCCTATCAGAG AGCTTAATCCAGATCAAGTAAAGGAGTTGGATCTTAACTCCGTGCGCAACATTACGATACAAGATTTTCGTGATTCACTTAAAAGAATTCGTAGATCCGTATCACCTGCAAGTTTGGCTGCTTACGAAAAATGGAGCTTTGAGTATGGTGACGTAAGTCTATGA
- the spas gene encoding spastin isoform X3, which yields MSYSDGGRPIRKFGTKSPKKLCVTKNENNDKTTTTINCNNHHHNHYHHNHRFLDPSQPSVHKRNLYIVSFPLILLFNVLRTLLYQLFVVFKYLYTSTSQLIQRRQASKQTCQLEIVVGQKSTENLNNNLNNSGQIDNDGMSQLPRRSIGPGPGDPLLAKQKHHHRRAFEFISKALKIDEDNEGQKEMAIELYKKGIGELEKGIAIECTGGRGEVWEHAQRLHDKMRTNLAMAKDRLDFLASGRKLSVPGKRVGTAISKSQTLPRSMGRSTPVQPCHRVTPVKPSSTPPSVKRQLSVPGNGSPIRRPGTPTTSNSNKGTPTRKVPLLKGVDPKLAQVILDEILEGGTAVHWEDIAGQETAKQALQEMVILPSLRPELFTGLRTPARGLLLFGPPGNGKTLLARAVATQCNATFFSISAASLTSKYVGEGEKLVRALFAIARELQPSVIFIDEVDSLLSERRDNEHEASRRLKTEFLVEFDGLPCNPEERVLVMAATNRPQELDEAALRRFTKRVYVTLPDLQTRIMLLKRLLAKHNDPLTTEELNEMALLTEGYSGSDLTGLAKDAALGPIRELNPDQVKELDLNSVRNITIQDFRDSLKRIRRSVSPASLAAYEKWSFEYGDVSL from the exons ATGTCTTACAGTGATGGCGGGCGTCCGATACGTAAGTTCGGCACAAAGTCGCCGAAAAAACTTTGTGTGACAAAGAATGAAAATAACGATAAAACCACAACTACTATTAATTGTAacaaccaccatcacaatcattatcatcatAATCATCGCTTTCTCGATCCTTCTCAGCCGTCAGTACATAAGCGTAATCTCTATATTGTTTCTTTTCCTTTGATACTACTCTTCAACGTTCTGAGAACGCTTCTCTACCAGTTATTTGtggtatttaagtatttatataCATCTACGTCTCAGCTGATTCAACGAAGACAAGCTTCCAAGCAGACCTGTCAGCTGGAAATTGTAGTTGGCCAAAAGTCTACAGagaatttaaataacaatttgaatAATAGTGGGCAAATTGATAACGACGGGATGTCACAATTGCCCAGAAGATCTATTGGTCCTGGTCCTGGAGATCCATTGCTTGCAAAACAAAAACATCATCATCGTAGAGCTTTTGAATTCATTAGTAAAGCACTTAAAATTGATGAAGATAACGAAG GTCAAAAAGAAATGGCCATCGAACTGTATAAAAAAGGTATTGGAGAACTAGAAAAAGGAATAGCCATAGAGTGTACCGGTGGTCGAGGAGAAGTATGGGAACATGCTCAAAGACTTCATGATAAAATGCGCACTAATTTAGCAATGGCAAAGGATAGACTTGATTTTCTTG caTCTGGAAGAAAATTATCAGTACCTGGAAAAAGAGTAGGCACTGCAATTAGCAAAAGCCAAACATTACCACGAAGTATGGGACGTTCAACACCAGTTCAGCCTTGTCACAGAGTCACACCTGTTAAACCATCATCCACACCTCCTTCAGTAAAAAGGCAATTATCTGTACCTGGAAATGGTTCTCCTATCAGAAGACCTGGAACGCCTACTACATCAAACAGTAACAAAGGAACACCCACTAGAAAAGTTCCTCTCTTAAAGGGCGTAGATCCAAAACTAGCCCAAGTTATTCTTGACGAAATTTTGGAAGGAGGAACAGCCGTGCATTGGGAAGACATTGCTGGTCAAGAA ACGGCAAAACAAGCACTACAAGAAATGGTGATATTACCTTCTTTAAGACCTGAATTATTCACCGGTCTACGGACACCTGCGAGAGGATTATTGTTATTCGGCCCACCCGGAAATGGGAAAACATTACTTGCACGTGCTGTAGCCACTCAATGCAATGCTACATTTTTTTCAATATCAGCTGCTAGTCTCACATCAAAATATGTCGGAGAAGGAGAAAAATTAGTGAGAGCTCTTTTCGCTATAGCGCGAGAATTACAGCCATCTGTGATTTTTATTGATGAAGTTGATTCATTATTAAGTGAACGCAGGGATAATGAACACGAAGCTTCTAG GCGGTTGAAAACAGAGTTTTTAGTAGAATTTGATGGTCTGCCGTGTAATCCGGAGGAAAGAGTACTTGTTATGGCTGCTACAAATAGACCTCAAGAATTAGATGAAGCGGCGTTAAGAAGATTTACGAAACGTGTATATGTTACATTACCAGATTTACAAACAAGAATTATGCTTCTTAAGCGTCTATTAGCTAAACATAATGATCCATTAACTACAGAAGAATTAAATGAAATGGCGCTCTTAACTGAAGGCTATTCCGGAAGTGATTTAACGGGTTTAGCTAAAGATGCTGCACTTGGTCCTATCAGAG AGCTTAATCCAGATCAAGTAAAGGAGTTGGATCTTAACTCCGTGCGCAACATTACGATACAAGATTTTCGTGATTCACTTAAAAGAATTCGTAGATCCGTATCACCTGCAAGTTTGGCTGCTTACGAAAAATGGAGCTTTGAGTATGGTGACGTAAGTCTATGA
- the spas gene encoding spastin isoform X5, producing the protein MSQLPRRSIGPGPGDPLLAKQKHHHRRAFEFISKALKIDEDNEGQKEMAIELYKKGIGELEKGIAIECTGGRGEVWEHAQRLHDKMRTNLAMAKDRLDFLVSVCELKKLDISNEYRAPGSKVDNEHPGKNLRVRRNIHTLQTTRSPLNTNHTKNTNSTQTVNVGQNSCTQIPKLRPRSPKNYSGHSEASGRKLSVPGKRVGTAISKSQTLPRSMGRSTPVQPCHRVTPVKPSSTPPSVKRQLSVPGNGSPIRRPGTPTTSNSNKGTPTRKVPLLKGVDPKLAQVILDEILEGGTAVHWEDIAGQETAKQALQEMVILPSLRPELFTGLRTPARGLLLFGPPGNGKTLLARAVATQCNATFFSISAASLTSKYVGEGEKLVRALFAIARELQPSVIFIDEVDSLLSERRDNEHEASRRLKTEFLVEFDGLPCNPEERVLVMAATNRPQELDEAALRRFTKRVYVTLPDLQTRIMLLKRLLAKHNDPLTTEELNEMALLTEGYSGSDLTGLAKDAALGPIRELNPDQVKELDLNSVRNITIQDFRDSLKRIRRSVSPASLAAYEKWSFEYGDVSL; encoded by the exons ATGTCACAATTGCCCAGAAGATCTATTGGTCCTGGTCCTGGAGATCCATTGCTTGCAAAACAAAAACATCATCATCGTAGAGCTTTTGAATTCATTAGTAAAGCACTTAAAATTGATGAAGATAACGAAG GTCAAAAAGAAATGGCCATCGAACTGTATAAAAAAGGTATTGGAGAACTAGAAAAAGGAATAGCCATAGAGTGTACCGGTGGTCGAGGAGAAGTATGGGAACATGCTCAAAGACTTCATGATAAAATGCGCACTAATTTAGCAATGGCAAAGGATAGACTTGATTTTCTTG TGAGTGTGTGTGAGCTGAAAAAGCTGGATATCTCCAATGAATATCGTGCTCCTGGAAGTAAAGTGGACAACGAACATCCAGGAAAGAATCTGAGGGTCCGGCGCAATATACACACATTACAAACAACTCGATCTCCTTTAAatacaaatcatacaaaaaaCACAAACAGTACACAAACAGTGAACGTAGGGCAGAATTCatgtacccaaattcccaagttaagGCCACGTTCACCAAAAAACTATTCTGGCCATTCTGAAG caTCTGGAAGAAAATTATCAGTACCTGGAAAAAGAGTAGGCACTGCAATTAGCAAAAGCCAAACATTACCACGAAGTATGGGACGTTCAACACCAGTTCAGCCTTGTCACAGAGTCACACCTGTTAAACCATCATCCACACCTCCTTCAGTAAAAAGGCAATTATCTGTACCTGGAAATGGTTCTCCTATCAGAAGACCTGGAACGCCTACTACATCAAACAGTAACAAAGGAACACCCACTAGAAAAGTTCCTCTCTTAAAGGGCGTAGATCCAAAACTAGCCCAAGTTATTCTTGACGAAATTTTGGAAGGAGGAACAGCCGTGCATTGGGAAGACATTGCTGGTCAAGAA ACGGCAAAACAAGCACTACAAGAAATGGTGATATTACCTTCTTTAAGACCTGAATTATTCACCGGTCTACGGACACCTGCGAGAGGATTATTGTTATTCGGCCCACCCGGAAATGGGAAAACATTACTTGCACGTGCTGTAGCCACTCAATGCAATGCTACATTTTTTTCAATATCAGCTGCTAGTCTCACATCAAAATATGTCGGAGAAGGAGAAAAATTAGTGAGAGCTCTTTTCGCTATAGCGCGAGAATTACAGCCATCTGTGATTTTTATTGATGAAGTTGATTCATTATTAAGTGAACGCAGGGATAATGAACACGAAGCTTCTAG GCGGTTGAAAACAGAGTTTTTAGTAGAATTTGATGGTCTGCCGTGTAATCCGGAGGAAAGAGTACTTGTTATGGCTGCTACAAATAGACCTCAAGAATTAGATGAAGCGGCGTTAAGAAGATTTACGAAACGTGTATATGTTACATTACCAGATTTACAAACAAGAATTATGCTTCTTAAGCGTCTATTAGCTAAACATAATGATCCATTAACTACAGAAGAATTAAATGAAATGGCGCTCTTAACTGAAGGCTATTCCGGAAGTGATTTAACGGGTTTAGCTAAAGATGCTGCACTTGGTCCTATCAGAG AGCTTAATCCAGATCAAGTAAAGGAGTTGGATCTTAACTCCGTGCGCAACATTACGATACAAGATTTTCGTGATTCACTTAAAAGAATTCGTAGATCCGTATCACCTGCAAGTTTGGCTGCTTACGAAAAATGGAGCTTTGAGTATGGTGACGTAAGTCTATGA